TAGCCTATTTGATAATATTACAGCTAAAAACCAAAAGGGCTTTTTCAAAATTCACTATTACTCAGATTACAAGAAAAATAAATCGGGAATGCAACTTGCAAACCCTTATCCAAGAGCATTTTCATTTGGCATCCTTCATAACCTAAACAATCTCGTAGTAATATGCCACTTTTGGAATTATCAGGATTATCTTTATCGTCATAAATCTGTAACCACCAGACACCGTCTCCAATGAAATCATCTATATCAAAAGATAAACTGAAATAAAATCTTTCTCCTTCTATTAAAATTTGCTTTAATTTAGTTGGCATAGTAATCTCCACAATTCTTGTTGGTTTGTCTTTGCTCTTGTTTCTTCAAAATTCTTCACAATAATGCTTTTTAATAAATATCCTCTTTTCAGAACCTCCTGCATACAATAAAAGCCCAAAGGTATCCACTCGCCTTTAGAATATTTATCACCTATTACAAGAGCAAAATATCGTCCCTTTTGTAAATATGGGGTTACATTATCAATTACTTCTCCGAGCATCTTCAAAAATTCCTCTGTATTTTTCGCATTTGAAAGGTCCCTGCCATCTTTTGAAAACTTAATTATATCGTGATAAGGAGGATGCATAATGAGAAATTGCACCTGACTTATCTTATATTTGCCAAGAATGGTTTTTATATCGATTGTTCTACTATCTCCAACAATTACTTCAGAAATTACATCATTTAGGTTCAGTTCTAAGTTGATTAATTCTTTTGCCTTTTCTGCTACTTCTTGATTTAGTTCTATTCCAATGCCATTTCTTCCCAGCCTTCTGCATTCAATCAATGTTGTTCCACTTCCAACAAATGCGTCTAAAACCCAATTTTTCTTTGTGGTATATCTTAGCAACATTTGATGTGGAATTTGGGGGATAAAATTTCCCCAATACCAACCAAGATGAGCACCAGAAGTATCTCTTTTATCTAAAACCCAAAGGCTATCAGTAATAATTTCATCATATTCCTTCCAGCGAAGAAGATTTATATCATTAATTTTGCTGGTTTTAATCTTTTGGACGCCATTTTCTAATCTTTTGAGATAGTAATTTGCTCTTTCCGATGTTCGTGCCTCCAAAATTTGATCCAGTTCAGAAACTAAAACATCTTTACGTACAGAAATTGTATCTCCGTTAGCATCAATATTTACAATACCTTCCCTGTCATTCTTTGGATAAGTTACAATATTTTTCAATCCATTTATTTTAGCTTTCATAGAGTTTAAGTCTTTTAAAGTATCAATCTCACATAACACATTGACAAATTTTTCTTTGTTTAGAATAATAGCACCATAAGTAAGAGGTATGGTTTCTAAATTTTCAAGTGTTAATTGAGTGTTATTTATTTTCATATTCCATTTTCCTCTTTAATCCTTTTCAACATACTTCCTTGCCCAATACCGATATAATTTTTAGGTAAATCAGGGCCCTGTATCTTACCGCTCAACACCGCTTCGAATGGACATAAATAATTCCTTACCTTTAACACCAATTTCTGCTCTAATATCTTTAATCATCTCGATTATCTTTTCTGGACATAGGCTGACTCTAATAAACCAGGACCTAAATGCCTATGAAGTGCCATTGTTGCTCCAATTATTTGCTCTCTAATTGCTTTTTCTAAAAATCATTCTCTGTGGTGAACGATTACTCCTTCATTGACCATTTACCACGGATTTCCACTATCTCTTATTGGGAATTTTTTTATCTGAGCACCTGTTGGTGGTGTTACTGGGGAAGTATCTTTGGCAATGGCAATTGCCTCCTCTAATTTCACATCCTGTGTATAGAGTGCCTTAC
This DNA window, taken from bacterium, encodes the following:
- a CDS encoding DNA methyltransferase; the protein is MKINNTQLTLENLETIPLTYGAIILNKEKFVNVLCEIDTLKDLNSMKAKINGLKNIVTYPKNDREGIVNIDANGDTISVRKDVLVSELDQILEARTSERANYYLKRLENGVQKIKTSKINDINLLRWKEYDEIITDSLWVLDKRDTSGAHLGWYWGNFIPQIPHQMLLRYTTKKNWVLDAFVGSGTTLIECRRLGRNGIGIELNQEVAEKAKELINLELNLNDVISEVIVGDSRTIDIKTILGKYKISQVQFLIMHPPYHDIIKFSKDGRDLSNAKNTEEFLKMLGEVIDNVTPYLQKGRYFALVIGDKYSKGEWIPLGFYCMQEVLKRGYLLKSIIVKNFEETRAKTNQQELWRLLCQLN
- a CDS encoding GxxExxY protein; its protein translation is MREQIIGATMALHRHLGPGLLESAYVQKR